DNA sequence from the Spirochaetota bacterium genome:
TGATGAGCTGGAATTTTCGGTACGTGCATATAATACATTGAAGAGTCTGGAGCTAAATACACTTGCAGATGTGGTACGTAAAACCGAAGATGAGCTTAAAAAATCAAAGCATTTCAGTGAGCAAGTGCTGGCTGAAATTAAAAAGAAATTAGAAGAACATCATTTGAGCTTAGGAATAAAGGATTAAGAGGTAGTATTATTATGAGACATCGAAATAATGTTAGACAGTTAGGACGATCGCATGAGCATAGAAGAGCTATGTTTGCTAATATGGTGACTTCACTGTTTCAGCATGAAAGAATAATCACCACCAAGCAAAAAGGCAAGGAGTTAAAACGGATTGCTGAGCGTTTAATCACACGTGCAAAGGAAAACTTAAGTCTGACCGAAAATGACACTGCTCGAAAACTTCACAATAAGCGTGAGGTAATGCGACTTATAAAAAATGAGGATATTGTAAAAAAGCTGTTTGATGATATTGCTCCACGTTTTGTGACGCGGCCGGGCGGTTACACTCGTATGTACTTACTTGACAGGCGTGAAGGTGATGCCGCACAGATGGCAATAGTGGAGCTTGTAGTAAGGACAGAAACAAAAGAGACTAAGAAAGAAAATAAAAAAGAAGATAAAAAAGAAAAGAAAGACAAAAAAACCACAGCATAAGCTGTGGTTTTTTAATTGCTATCTGCCTGAAAATGGTAGAACTATTTTTGTGTTTTCTTCTCCAGTCGGGCTTTTTCAATTGAATGAACTAAACTCATATTATCGTTGGCATCAACTTTAAACTCTTCAGGTATACGGTCATCATAAATGGGGTCAAGTCTATTGCTTTCAAGCCCATATTTACGCTGAATGGTATCTAACTGGTGTACTTTTACCATTTTGTGAATCTCAATTCCATATTGTTTTGCAAGCCGGCAATAATCAATGACTGCCATATATTGTTTTATAATAAACTCCAGTTCATCATGTTTAATATTTTTCTTTGATTTGAGATACACTACATCCTGATTTTTGTATATATTTTTTGCTTCCTGAAGTTTCCTATAACCATTCTTGAGGTATCGTTCAATCGTTTCCCTGTCAAAAAACAGATGATATTCTTCTGGATTATAGGGTTTTATTTCTTCAACCGGATTGTATGGTTTTTGAAAATATTTTTTTAAAGTGCTATTTTTGTCATATTTTATCATAATGTCAAAAGATTGCTTTGATGTTGAGTCAAGAATTTGCTGTGCTCTATTAATATACAAAGTGGCAAGAGTATCGGTAAGAGCAACAAGTTCCTGTTTTACCTTGTAATATTTCTGATGTGCGCTGTCAAAATTTTGACCATAATATTCTTCGGATGCATTCTGAAAAAGATTTTGAATTTCCTGATATTTGTTTTTTGTAGCTTCATCGCCAAAGTTTTCTATCATGATGCGAATCTGTCT
Encoded proteins:
- the rplQ gene encoding 50S ribosomal protein L17 produces the protein MRHRNNVRQLGRSHEHRRAMFANMVTSLFQHERIITTKQKGKELKRIAERLITRAKENLSLTENDTARKLHNKREVMRLIKNEDIVKKLFDDIAPRFVTRPGGYTRMYLLDRREGDAAQMAIVELVVRTETKETKKENKKEDKKEKKDKKTTA